GACTCACTCGATAAGTACTTGCCTGTGTTCGAGTCGTTGATCGAGTACTTGGACGTTATCGATATCGTCACTCACAAGCTCTATCTCCAAGACAGCAAGATTACATACAACTCCATAAAGTTGGTCACggacttgatcaacaaggCACTTAGGTTCAAGTATGATGGGATCATCACTTTAGCGGGTCGAATGAAGCATGTCACCTTTTTCAGCACCGTAGGCAACCTCATTGAGACTGACGACAAGTCCATCTTAGATGCCACCGAGTATCTCAAGATCGCATActacaacttgaacgaatATTTGAACAACTCCAGATTCGACTTGTCCATTAAGTCACACCAGGTCATGTTGAACAACCTCTTTATCTACTTGGAAGTGTCGTTAAACGAGTACGGCACACCAGCTACGACCGAAGAATATATCAAAGCGGGCTTCACCGAAAATCCGCGTAATTTTGTCATCGAAAATTTCTCGTTATTGTTGGCCATGAACctcaagatcttcttgaaagacCCTAATTTCACATTCAAAAAGAGGTTCCATGAAGAGTTGATGATGAGCAACCATTCTAGGACCTTTCCattattcttgttcatgGACAGATGTACCCAGATGTGGATCGACATATTTCACAGAAAAGACAAGTACCcctttatatattcttctgtGTTGAGCTGGGAGTTAATGATATACTACACCATGAACAACTGCTTGATCTTGTGGCAGGAAACAAAGGCACAACTAGACAACGGACTGGACATTGATAAGATCTTCCAGTTGCTCCTTTCAAACATAGACTCATTGGAAATCGAGATGtccaagaaattgaagtcCGTGGAGGATTGTCTTGATATAACTTCATCTAAGACTGGCGAAGAAATGAGACGTACCCAAGTATTGCGAATTAAGGACCAGCAGATGAATCAATGGAAGCCCAAATTCACcgagttcaacaaagtATTGGCTACAGAAGTGTTAGACTTTGTGTCGGAGCAAAGAGTAATACAGTTGCTTAAGGGTTCTTGGGTCTTTACCGAAGCTCATGGAGAAAGCACTTTACGAAATACCAACTTGAGGAAAGGTGCATATCCCAAGTATTACTTCCTTACCCTTGCACCTAACAGAACAGCCATTTACTATAAGGAATACCTTGAAAAGCCTGCGTTAAATCCATCCTACGAAGAATTAGAAGGCAGAGCCATCCGTCTAAGAGATATACATGAATTCAGCTCTACAAAGGTCGGTGAGCACataggagaagaagaaaagagacaCAACAGTATGCTAATTTCCATCAAGGGGACGATTTCCTACGAGAGAATCACGCTATTAGgagaaaacaacaagaaattgttAAGTTTCTATACCGACACAGAAGTCAACAAGTACGTTTGGCTAGATGGCCTTAAAATGTTAAAGGGGATGTTCAGTCCTGGCCAATTGTCAAACGACACCCAAAGACAGATAGAATTATTAATTGACATAAGAAGAAACACCCAGTTGCTTGCATTAGAAAATAAAAGCGTCAAACCGTCCGCGACTGACGATGATGAGGATGACGAGTACTATGACTTGGACGAGTTGACGGCTATTACGGACAATTTCCACTATAGATAggatatatatattaaaATCaatagttgcaaaatgtcGCAGCAACTTGTCATGATGACGACATAATTACACGACATCACAGATACCAGATCAAGTAAAAGACGACACCAGTCGGAGAGGCAACAATTCAATAGCGAGATTTATATTGGCTTGACATATGTTATGAGTCTAATTCCAATGTTAAAGTAGTCCTTATTTCcggtttcttctttattcttTATTCTTTATTCTTAACTACTATTATAGAAATGCGATGGAGAATATGATCTGCAGGATCACAAATTTATTTCTGCgatgtgaaaaatctcaGAAACTCATCTCATAGAACTCAGAAGAAATTAGCAGCAAGAACCTCACAAAAGTCAAAAATGGCAGCTAAGGACGATTTAATCTTGACCATCGATAGTGATGGTGATGAAATCGTGTATTCCGAAGAATCGGAAGCGGAAGTCGAAATTTCAGtgaaaaaagtgaaaaataagAAAAATAAAAAGTCCAAAGCCCAGCCacaacaaaaagaagaagacgaagaaaagaatgaagacaTTAACCCAAATTTTATTTTCTCGTTAGATGGGATTGAAACTACTTCTAAGTTCGACGGTTGGGACTTCAGTGTCGACAGAAATGCAAACGAGGTTGCGAACAAGGAAGTTGACTTGGATGGAATCttgagaagaaaaggtGGTTTAGTCAGTTTGGCTGGATCAGATGCTcaaaaggaagaggaagtagaagatgaggaagaagaagaaaatgatgaagatatccaaaatgaagatgaggatgaaggtgaagaagaactcgCTTTGGATGGTTTTGGAATGGGCGCAGAAGAGAAGGTcattgatgaagaggatgaagaggatgaagaggatgaaaatgacaagTCAGATGGTGAGGACGACAAGGACACCGAGGTTGAGGTCTCTGAAGAGGgcgaagaagagaatgatGAGGATACTGCTGAAGCTATGGCAGAATTCTATGCtgatgaaaaagaaacCAAATCGGCCAAATCACAGGTGCACACAACGTTCCAGACATTGCAGTTATCCAGACCTGTGTTGAAGGGTTTATCGCAACTCGGTTATACCAAGCCATCTCCAATTCAATCTGCCTCGATTCCAATTGCATTATTGGGAAGAGATATCGTTGCTGGTGCCGTCACTGGTTCCGGTAAGACTGCCGCATACATGATCCCAATCATTGAAAGATTATTGTACAAGCCCAGCAAAGTTGCATCTACTAGAGTAATTGTGTTGACTCCTACCAGAGAACTTGCCATTCAAGTCGGTGatgttggaaagaagattggaCAATTtgtcaacaacttgaactttgGTTTGGCTGTTGGTGGTCTTAACTTAAGACAGCAAGAGCAACAATTGAAGTCCAGACCAGATGTAGTTATTGCTACTCCAGGTAGATTAATTGACCATATTAGAAATTCTCCCTCGTTTTCGATCGATTCGTTGGAAGTGTTGGTCATTGACGAAGCCGATCGTATGCTTGACGAAGGTTTCCAGGTCGAATTGACAGAAATTTTGTCCCTCATACCGAAGAACAAGAGACAGACCTTGTTATTCTCGGCTACTATGAATACCAAGATTCAGGATTTAATCCAATTGTCTCTTCAGAGACCAGTTCGTATTATGATTGATCCACCAAAAACTGCTGCTACCAAGTTGACCCAGGAATTCGTTCGTATTAGGAAAAGAGACCATTTGAAGCCAGCCctacttttccaattgttgaagaaattagaTCCAGCACAGCAGAGTAGAATAGTGGTATTTGTTTCGAGAAAGGAATCTGCCCACAAGTTAAGAATCGTGTTGGGTTTGTTGGGAATGAAGGTTTCTGAATTGCATGGTTCTTTGACACAGGAACAACGTCTTAATAATGTTAATGATTTCAAAAAGTTGATTGTTCCAGTATTGATCTGTACCGATTTAGCTGCCAGAGGTTTGGATATTCCGAAGATCGAAATTGTCATCAACTACGACATGCCAAAGTCGCACGAAGTATACTTGCATAGAGTTGGTAGAACTGCAAGAGCTGGTAGAGATGGTACATCCATATCGTTTGTAGGAGAATCTACCCTGGACAGAAATATTGTTAAAGATGCTATAAAGTCGTTGGAAGGAGGAGAAGTCAAAGGTAAAGCAGTTTCTCGTAATATCGATTGGGTCGATGTCGAGCAATTGAATAAGATTGTTGAGTCTAAGCAAGAGATCATCGAAGAAGTATTAGACGAAGAAAAGCAAGCCAAGGAGATACTTCAGGCAGAAATGCAGTTGGCCAAGGCTAGCAACATGATGAAGCACGAAAAAGAGATCCAGTCTCGTCCAAAGAGAACCTGGTTTGAGTCTGAaaaggacaagaagaagcaccAAACTGAAGTCATGCAACAATTGACCAAGCACGGCAAGAAGGTCAAttcgaagaagagaaaggcCATCGAAGTGAAGAAGGATGATGGAGGAAGATCGTACAAGAAAACTAAGGTTGACAGAATAACAGACCAGAAACGTAACCCCAAGGCCAAAATAGGCAATGGGTCATCTAAGGGCggaaagagaagaaagtaaATAGACGGATAGATTGTAGCCACTGTAAAATAGATCCATATAAAACAGACCATATCATAGTAGAACTGTAGTAACGAACAGTAGTTGCAAgcaattcaagaaattcacgtgaccaCTATAATCGCACCAAAATGCACCTTAACTGAAAAACACATCAAATGAGGTGAATTCATGATTCTCTGCTTTCTATAGTCCATATACATACACAAACTGGTCctcattcttcaatatgATATTCTCCAACGGATATACGAGGATATTGGGAAACTACCAATCAAACGATATCACCAATCCTTCCAAACTTCTCTTTCAGATAGTCATTCTACAATGTTTCTACTATATATCGGCATTAGTGATTTTCTACTTAGTGGCGTCTCTTAATGGGTACGACTTTAAGATGGACTGGATTTTCCTGTGGGAATTGGTGGCACTGGACAACGCCATGGGTTTGATTCTTTTTGCCATGTGGTTGtttgattctcttctttgtgTGTTGTTCGTTACAATTATTGTAGGCAGATCGAAATTGGCCTGGGACTTCGCCATTACTGTACACATCATTAATTTGATTGTGGTGTGGTTGTATTCGCGTCATTTTCCCACGTCTATCTTGTGGTGGTGCTTGCAAGTATTGAGTGCCGTCATCTTGGTGACGTTATCGACATATCTGACTCGTTGGAAAGAGTTGAGGACTACCTTCTTCGACAACATGCTTGACCAACAGGAATTAGGTCAGGTGCGTCATGACTCGAATGCTCCTATAGAGATGAACGTTCTCCCCAAGGTGCCGGAACTGTCTCTGTCACTGACATAATTTCAAACGGTTTTAGCTAATACATTTGCATAATATACATTGACTTGTATCGTTATAGTCTTTATTGCTTGTAGAATTGCATCGAGAAGTGTATCTGCCCGGTACGGATGGTTAAAAGTTTAGATCCGGGTTTTGGTGGAATCTATTATTTGTTAACACCGAACTTGTTAAAAGTGAATTTCAAAGCAAACCTCTCTTAAAGTGATTGAACCAAAGAGTGATTTTTATTTCACCTTTATTACCAGGAAGTCTCCTTCACCAGCCAAAGCTTTGATAACAATGAATGAGTTCTCATGGCTTGCTCTACTAGTAAAATAAGTCTGCAAGTAGCAATTAGAAGCTCCAACATAACAAAACACTTCGCTCATTCATTTATCAAATCATCTTGCAGCATATATCTTGCGTGAACTGTATACCTAAGGTTTAATCTTCCTCCGGCAACTCAATTCAAGAGCTTGTGAAGACCTCGCTCGCGTAACTCTTAGGAGAATAGTACACTTCGAATTCACAATTCCTTGATATGGCTCAtactttttgcaactgtAGCGCCATTTTTTTCACCAAAATGTATGAAGTGAGGAAAGGCTCACTTAACTCTCGACTACGGCATCTATTTAAGAGGGGTCTCGGTGAGACTTGGTAAATAAAATTTCCTACAGGCTATTTTTTTAAGGGAGGTTTACTTTTATGAAATTCACCATACTAAGCGATGAACATCTTCTATTATAAATCACTGATTATTAAACAGAATATGGAACTCAAGTCAGCTATAACCCACCAACATCACCATGACAGCCAAAACTAGACAGAGAAAGTCGTATCTGTGTATCAATTGCAGAGATAAGAAACGCAAGTGTGATAGAGGAAAGCcctgttcttcttgtgtAAGGCTGGGAATAGCTTCAACATGTAAATACAACACACCGACACTTACCGTGCTAGGACCAGCGTCCATCTTATATGATAACGAAAATGCTTCCAGTCTAGAACCAGAAGGTGAAGATGATATAAGAGACTTCTTGAGACTCAAGAATCCTGTCGGAATACCTGGAGgcaagatcaacttcttcaagctcttgTGCAACAACTTGATAGAGCCAGATTACAATGTGTTTTCGTGGATTAATGTCTACAAATCGGACCCGGGAATGAGGatctacttgaagaacctTCCTCTGAATAGCAAGCTCTTTGTAGAACAAGTAGTAGTAGACGACTTCCACAGAGACGATATTTTCAAGGGTCTTCTCAATCTTGAATTGGACGAATTGTACAGACGGTCGGTGGGCCCGGACCTGGAGAACAAGATAATACACAACGAAGAGGAATTGCTACTCGCCATCAGATCAGTATTGCCAAATACCGTAATTATAGCAACCCATGTGGAAAAGTTCTTCTCTGAACTATACCCCGGTTTTCCATTTTTAGATGAAAGCGCATTTAGGAAAAGGCTAATGAGAATGGGTAATGGACCTCGAATAACAGACGAGAATGACTGGGCCATCATTGGTATATTACTTATAATGGTGAGAATAAGCTATTTGTCCAGTCTCTGGAACATATCTGGCAGTGATAGGTTAGGAGCTGTTGCAAACAGAGCCGACTACGAGCTTGTACTGTCGGCTACTATAGGCCCTGAATTTATTCGATTagcaagaagttgtttaAAGCAATATGATCTCCAGTCTAGAAATTCGTTGTGGGTTCTACAATGCAATATCTTCCTCCAGATCTATGAGCGGGTTTCGCCTGAGGAAGGAGAGTGTGCTACAGGAAAAAGCAGTCAAATCATTCATGCCTCGTTGATTCAGCATGCACTATCATTAAAGCTCCACATTGACCCAGACTTGCTCCCTCAGCTATACGGCAAGAatgaaaagtacaagaatCTCGTGAGAAAGATTTGGCATTTCCTCGTTTCTTATGATTATTTTGATAGTATTAGCTACGGCAATTATCCTTCGACTACAAAAATGGTGTTTAATACAAGGCTACCAACTCATATTGAAGGAAATGAGAATATTCAGGATacaaagttggaaaaggaagttCTTGGTTCGTTTGAATTTCTCGACTTCACTTATGGACCAGTGCATGACCTTTTAGTTGATATCCAGAGCTTGAAAACCGATCATAAAATTGAGAGAATAGTTTTTCTTGCAACTGCAATAGAGTCTACTATTGCTTCAATaattggacaagttgataCCTTTTTTTCTGTTGAAACGAATCCCAGTACAGATAAAGGAATTAGATTTGCTCTCTTTCTATACCTcaagttctttcttttAACAATTTTTTCTTATCTACAGCTGTATTATGAGAGGACTAAGCAGTATGAAACGGCATttttctacttcaagaaagtatTAATTATTGGATCTTATGAAATATTGCCAGCAATGTTTAGATTGGTTGGTTCATTTGGAGACCacttcaagaaagagacaTTCATGTTGACTCCCCAGATTATCCAATTGTCATGTCACAGACTAATCATTACCTTAGTTTCAGCATTTATTCGAATCGAAATTACTTTGAAGAGCAATGGTCAGGAGCTATCAGGTCTACATGGGGTAAAGATCAAAGTATTGCAGATACTTCATTTGTTTCTTGTCAACGCGTCTGCGTTGAGTATCTATGTACATTATACGTGGAGAGTGAAAAAGGCACTAGAATTTGCATTGAGGAAGATTTTTGACGGACAGCTCtacaaacttcaaaattTGACAGAATTAGAGATATCAAAGgcagaattgaaaattctgAAGGAACAAGTTGCTGATTTAGACAAGGCATTACAATCAGCTCTTCTAGCAATAGAGAAAGCTTGGAAACCTTCActtccaattccatttGCGTCGATTGATAACTTGGATTACATTTACGGACCTAAAAACAGAGCACCCTTCGAAGCGTATGATCGATCCGAACCAGATAGAATGTGGTACAAAGTTTCTAGTTGCATGAGTAATGGGTCCAATCTGAAGATTAGTCGAAATAATATTCCTAATAAGCTACAACTAAACAACGTTGAATAtgacttcaacatcttcaaaggGATGACATTTGTGGAACAGGGCTAGGAGTGCTCCGCATTGCTAGCCAATTATCCCTAACTCCAAAAAGGGGGACTAACAATGTCATGGGGTATTTTTGTTACACAAACTGAAGGTTGGTCTGAAGTGGGGCATTCCCCCACGCTCAGTAGGAGGGGCATCAGTTTCAGCGCGCATTAACCAgccaaagaattgaaaagttgggTATACCAGAATAGACTTCATAGCAATGTAATTAATAATAAATGAAAGTATCAGAATCTCTAAATGTAATAGTTCGAATCAGCTTGCCTCAAGGTTAAATGCAGAAATACTCCCGCCAGACTTCTAACTGCTGTTCCAcgagaaaaaaaattcaacttcCTAATTGCTTTCGACAAAGGAAGGTATCAGACAGCAGAGTTGGACATCTAGAGCGAATGCACTGAGTGCCCCACTAACAAGGAATATGGTGCCTATGCCTGGTCAGATGGGCATTTTTGCCAATGCATTACCCCTCATACAACAAAAGTGAGGGAGAGTGGGGCCGCCCCAGATGTCGGTCGTTTGCAATGGACCCTTTTGAAAAAGTAAACGCGAACGGCCCATTTACCTTCCAGTTGCAGATCAGATGGGGATATTATCCAAGGATAGGCAATACCTTACCCCTCATACAACAAAAATAATGGAGAGTGGGGCCGCCCCAGATGTCTGTCGTTTGCAACTAACCCTCTCAGAAGAAGTTAGCGTGAACGGCCTCCACAGTTAGCTTATAACCAGCAGATCGGAAATGCCCCCATTTCTCCTATTGGATAGTCATTGATGATCGCCTTGAGTGGTACGGATAAGTATGTTTCTGTATTAGCTTATTTTCATCATGCTTGTGAATTTCGGCGCAATTACTCTGGTAGTCTTGATTTGAATTCTCGGTAACTTGGTAGTGCTCCACATCACCGGATCGAGTGGCCATgactttttttttgtttgcTTGCTGAGCTACTTTGGTGGGGCAGGTGTTCTACGGTCGTGTTGGTGGGGAAGTTTGTTGAAACCAAATGTATAAATTCAAGGCATTTGCTGGTGATGATGACGTAAAAATTGTTTGTCTTCTATAGTATTTTAAACTTAAATCACGTTATACATCTGAATCACATTCATAATGgctttcaacttcactGACAAGGTTGTTATCGTCACCGGCGGTCTTTCCGGTATTGGTCTTGCTGCTACCATCAAGTTGCTTGACGCTGGCGCTAAAGTTATCATCGGTGATATTCAAGACGCTGAGGCTGCCAAGCCAATCGTAGAAGGTATCATCGCTAAGACTGGCAAGAAGGATGTTGTCCACTTCCAAATCGATGTCACCAACTATGACCAAAACCAGGCCATGATTGACTTTGCTGTCAAGACCTTTGGTGACTTGCATCATGTTTTCGCCAACGCTGGTATCAATAAGCACTCCTACGCTCACGAAATGTCCTTCGACTTGTGGaagaaagttcttgatgtcaACTTGAATTCTGTCTTCGCTTTGGACAAGCTCGCTATCAAGTACTGGTTGGAGAACGACAAGAAGGGTTCTATTGTAAACACCTCCTCTATGCTCTCTAACATTGCCAACTTGGGTATGGCCCACTACTGTGCATCTAAGGCTGGTGTAAAGCTTTTGACCAAATCTTTGGCAGTTGAATACGGTAGAAAGGGTATCAGAGTCAACGCTGTCGACCCAGCCTACATCAAGACTCCATTATTGGACATCTTACCACAAGACCAATATGACGCTTTGGTCTCCTTGCATCCAATTGGTAGATTAGGtgagccagaagaagttgcttCTGCTGTCctattcttgttgtctGACGAAGCATCGTATGTTAACGGTGCCTCCTTGTTAGTTGACGGTGCTTACACTGCACAATAAGCGCATTCATATAGATTTATTTCAACATGTATAAAATCATAAGTTAATAAAAAGAATGGATATAGCATGGTATAGAATGTTATAGAAGAATACTAAATTTTATTTCCAAGACAATGAATTGACTATGTAGCCCATAATTTCATATATAGACATTGCTATCTAGATCAAACTGTGGATCAAGTACTTAACCATTTATATTCGGCTAGTAATCAATTTACATAAATAGTTCGCACTTTAAATCTTAGTTAGGCAAATGACAAAATGATTTATTTTATGCATTAAAAAACTGCAAAACTGTCTATTAAAAATTGATCAATTTTAGGGCACGGATAATTTCATAAACACCAAAAGCACCAGGGTCTGGTGGAAAAACCGTTTGTTCATCAATACCAACATAGGTAGCACGCCCCAACTTTGGAGCAAGCTTTCTTGTGTTTTCAGCGGATTCTTCTGCGACTTGGACTGCAGTCAGGATATCTTTGGAAGCGTAGAATGCAGCTACAAATGGAATCAAAACATCCATAACGGTTCTGTGACCCTGCCTGGCCTTGGTAAATTGACAAAGAGTAGAAACACCGTGGTTCAATGCTTCGGCATAGGTGCTGCTGTCTACGACTATACCACTTTCAACTAATTGCTCGAACTTGTTGACGAAAGCCTTCATGAAGATGAATAGAATAGCACCCAAAGTACCACCCATGTCGTCTCtgatgatcttcaagataaCCTTGAAAGCATTTAAGGCAGAACCACCTTCGAAATCGCCACGTTTAAGAGCATCGAGAACCGCGTTGGCGCCAGTTTCCAAGGTCTTACCGCAATCTCCGTCGCCCATCTTTGTATCCCAGAAGGTGATATCAGGTTCTCTCTCAATGACATTCTTAGCAGCGGTTTCTACAATCTGGTTAAGAAGAGattgctcaactttgacgTCATTCTTGGATGTAGTGGTCTCAGCAGACTCTGGATAACCTTCGAATGAGGTGACGACTCTGTTCTTGTAGGTGCTTCTACCTGGGGTAGAGTAGTGGGAGTGAGACCAACCGTTAGCAATAGTTGGGTCGTCGAGTAATTTGAACAAAAGGTCTCTGTCAAACTTGGCAGTGGCAGCCTTGGTGACGTTGAACAATGTGATGGTGAAGATTGGAGCATTCAAGGATGTGATAAAAGGACCTGAGTAGACCCTAGATGGTAAGATACCGTACTTGGATTCAAGGACGTCGGCAACGGTGAATAACAAGGACTTTTCCTCAATGACTGAAATACCACCAAGATTGTTAAACAAGAGGACAACTTCGTCACCTTGTTCGtagttgaagaaacctcTCTCTGGGTCTTCAGTATCGAAGATGTAGCTCAACAACTTTGgaatcaactcttcgttgGATGGTATTTGGTCGACCTTGCGAACACCTGGTTCATTATGAATACCTAAACCGATTTCAATCTGGTTCGCATCGAGCTTACCATAGTCTTCCTCGGAAGAATGACCCGGAATGTGTACGTGGTCCAACCCTGCGTTTATGGAAGCGATTTGGGCATTGACGTTTGTACCAACTTCGTATACATCGTCGATGTTGTAGCCTCTTTCGGAAGCAGCACCCATGATCTTAGTGACCAAAGCACAGCCAGCCAAAGTACGACGACCAACCAAAGCACCCTTAGTTCTGCCAACAGCGACATCGTCAGTGACTCTCAATAGTTTGATCTTATCTTCACCGTATCTAGAAATCAACTCCTGTGATGCCATACCGAAGTAAAGATTGTCCCCAGTGTAATTagtgatgatgaaaatggtACCAGCTTCTGAGTGGGTAGCCTTCTCCGCGCAAACAATGTTCTTGTCGTTTGGAGATGCGAA
This Scheffersomyces stipitis CBS 6054 chromosome 3, complete sequence DNA region includes the following protein-coding sequences:
- the DAK1.1 gene encoding dihydroxyacetone kinase isoenzyme I (go_function glycerone kinase activity~go_process glycerol metabolism), with amino-acid sequence MSKHFLPNNVAQLVPNCLKGLLLENDNLSLLEKEKVIFNNQYDPRKVSLISGGGSGHEPGWSGFVGAGMLTAAAQGDVFASPNDKNIVCAEKATHSEAGTIFIITNYTGDNLYFGMASQELISRYGEDKIKLLRVTDDVAVGRTKGALVGRRTLAGCALVTKIMGAASERGYNIDDVYEVGTNVNAQIASINAGLDHVHIPGHSSEEDYGKLDANQIEIGLGIHNEPGVRKVDQIPSNEELIPKLLSYIFDTEDPERGFFNYEQGDEVVLLFNNLGGISVIEEKSLLFTVADVLESKYGILPSRVYSGPFITSLNAPIFTITLFNVTKAATAKFDRDLLFKLLDDPTIANGWSHSHYSTPGRSTYKNRVVTSFEGYPESAETTTSKNDVKVEQSLLNQIVETAAKNVIEREPDITFWDTKMGDGDCGKTLETGANAVLDALKRGDFEGGSALNAFKVILKIIRDDMGGTLGAILFIFMKAFVNKFEQLVESGIVVDSSTYAEALNHGVSTLCQFTKARQGHRTVMDVLIPFVAAFYASKDISTAVQVAEESAENTRKLAPKLGRATYVGIDEQTVFPPDPGAFGVYEIIRALKLINF